From the Halobacterium zhouii genome, the window TCGGGGCTCGACGCGCCGCCCGCGCCGAACTGAACGTTGATCTCTGGTTTCGGTTCGACGCCGTCGTGCTCGGCGACCAGTTCGGTCATCGCCACCATGTCGTCGGTGTCGATGGCGAGGAACCCCGAGGAGATCTCCACGATGTCGAAGCCGAGGTTGGCGCACTCGGCGACGTACTCCTCGACCTTGTCGTTGTCCTTCACGAGCACGTTCTCGATGAACCCGCCCGTGGAGACCTTCACGTCGAACTCGTGGCAGACGTCGATGAGTTCCTCGACGGCGTCCTCGGGCATCAGCGCGAACGACCCGCCGGAGAACTTGTAGATGTCCACGTAGCGACCCATCGTCTCGAGGATGTCCCGGAGTTCCCGGGGTCCCATCGGGTCGTAGTACGGGCCGCGGATCTCGGTGATACCCTTCTCGCGTGGCTTCTCGGGGCGGTCGTTGACGGTGAGGAAGTCGAACGCGCGGTCTGCGGACATGACGCGTGAACTGACGGCGTACCGACGGTTAGCGGTGGTTACGGGGACGTTCGGATTGGTGGCGGGATGCCGACGAGTTCGTTCACAGACCGCTCACTCGCCGGCCTGAAGGAGGTCGGTCAGGTCGCGCGCGTCGCGTTCGTCCATCTCGCGGACGCACTCGACGATGGCGTCCTGCGCGTCCTCGCCGACCACGCTGTCCGCGAGCGACCGGAACTTCCCCTCGACGTCGTCGAAGGACATCGGGTTCTCGGGGTGGCCGCGGAAGGCGTCCCGCTCCACCACGTAGACGGTGCCGTC encodes:
- a CDS encoding phosphosulfolactate synthase; translation: MSADRAFDFLTVNDRPEKPREKGITEIRGPYYDPMGPRELRDILETMGRYVDIYKFSGGSFALMPEDAVEELIDVCHEFDVKVSTGGFIENVLVKDNDKVEEYVAECANLGFDIVEISSGFLAIDTDDMVAMTELVAEHDGVEPKPEINVQFGAGGASSPEDLEAEGQQDPEMAVEEGRRHLEAGAELLMVEAEGITEEVHEWRTDVVYTIANELGMENCVFEAPGPEMFEWYVKNFGPNVNLFVDNSQIVELECMRSGLWGKKSSWGRIVTYRE